GCTATATCTTTACTTGCGGTCATTGCAGCAAAATAGATGGTTTCAAAAATCTCGATGTTGAGTTTTTTTGCAGCATCACTTTCATAAGGCATTCGTAATAGAATAAAAACATCCGCAAGACCTTGCACACCAATGCCGATGGGACGGTGTTTTAAATTAGAATTTTTAGCTTCAGGCACTGGATAATAATTTTCATCGATGATGCGGTTTAGATTCACAGTCATCTGATAGACAATCTCATACAATGTTTCAAACAAAAACTTCCCGTCGGAAACAAACTTCAGTAAGGCGACTGATGCTAAATTGCAAACCGCTACTTCGTCGGGACTAGTAAACTCTAAAATTTCAGTGCAAAGGTTACTACTTTTGATGGTTCCTAAGTTTTTCTGATTACTTTTAGAATTGGCAGCATCTTTGTATAACAAATACGGAGTCCCAGTTTCGATTTGTGATTCTACAATGGCAAACCATAGGTCCTGGGCTTTGACTTTAGTGCGAGCGCGACCTTCTATTTCATACCTTTCATACAATTGAACAAAATCATCACCATACACATCAGAGAGACCTGGAGCTTCATGGGGGCAAAACAGGCTCCAATCTCCCCCCTCTTCCACACGTTTCATAAATAGGTCGGAGATCCAAAGAGCATAGAATAAATCACGGGCACGCATCTCTTCTTTTCCATGGTTTTTCTTTAATTCCAAAAAAGGAAATATATCGGCATGCCAAGGTTCTAAATAAATGGCAAAGGCACCTTTTCGTTTCCCACCACCTTGGTCCACATAACGCGCTGTATCATTAAACACTCGTAACATGGGAATGATTCCATTACTGGTTCCATTAGTACCGCCAATATAAGAACCTGTGGCACGAATATTATGAATGGAAAGTCCAATCCCACCAGCACTCTGCGAAATTTTGGCTGTTTGTTTCAATGTATCGTAAATTCCATCAATGCTATCGTCTTTCATGGTCAAAAGAAAACAGCTACTCATTTGTGGTTTCGGAGTGCCTGCATTAAAAAGTGTAGGAGTTGCATGAGTAAACCAACGTTCGCTCATTAAATTGTATGTTTTGATGACTTCTTCAATTCGATCTTTATGGATTCCTATCGCCACTCGCATATACATGTGTTGTGGCCGTTCTACAATCTTTCCATCAAGCTTCAATAAATAGGATTTTTCTAAAGTTCTAAATCCAAAATAATCAAATCCGAAATCCCTATCATAAATAATGGAACTATCCAAAAGTTCAGAATGTTTTTGCACCACTGCCCAAACATCTTCTGCAATGAGGGGCATCCATTTTCCTGTTTTCGGATCTTGATAAGAATACAAACGTTCCATTGTTTCCGAAAAGGATTTTGTTGTGTTTTTATGCAGATTACTCACAGCAATACGACTAGCAAGAAGTGCGTAGTCTGGGTGTTTGGTGGTAAGTGAAGCAGAAATTTCTGAGGCTAAATTGTCTAATTCAGAGGTGCTCACCCCGTCAAAAATCCCTTCGATTACTTTTTTAGCTACATCGATGGGACTCACCAATCGACTAAGGCCATAGGATAATTTTTCAATCCGAGCAGTCACCTTATCAAACTTAACCGATTCTTGTTTTCCATTTCTTTTGAGTACAAACATATAATTACCTTTTAGAATTTAAAAATCTTCATTAAGCGAAAATGTGAAACCTTGTTCCGAATTGAGAACACCAGCCTTCTGGTAGTCACCCACTCGTTTTTCAAAGAAGTTTGTTTTCCCTTGTAAGGAAATCATTTCCATAAAATCAAATGGATTGGAGGAATAATAGAGTTTCTCAAAGCCAAGTTCAATGAGCCAACGGTCAGCGACAAATTCAATGTATTGTTGCATCAGTTTTGCATTCATACCAATGAGGTCCACTGACAAAGATTCGGTGATAAACTCTTTCTCGATATTTACTGCATCGGTAAAAATTTCATACACACGTTCGGCACTTGGTTTGTCTTGTATCATTTTAAAAAGGATACAGGCAAATTCGCAATGTAAAGCTTCATCGCGACTGATGAGTTCATTGGAAAAACTAAGACCAGGAAGGAGCCCTCTTTTTTTCATCCAAAAAATGGCACAAAAACTTCCGCTAAAAAATATTCCTTCCACAGCAGCGAAGGCAAGGAGTCGTTCCGCAAAATTTCCTTCACCGATCCAACGTAATGCCCATTCTGATTTTTTTTGAACGGCGGGGATGGTTTCTATGGAATGAAATAAGCGATTTTTTTCTTTTGGATCTTTGATGTAGGTATCAATCAAAAGAGAATAAGTTTCCGAGTGAATGTTTTCCATCATAATTTGGAATCCATAAAAGCACCTAACTTCAGGCAATTGAACTTCTCTCATAAAGTTGACTGCTAGGTTTTCATTTACAATCCCATCACTCGCAGCAAAAAATGCTAAAATATTACTTAAAAAAAATCGTTCTTTGTCATTGAGTGAGTTCCAATCGTCTAAATCGCTACTCAAATCAATTTCTTCAGCAGTCCAAAAGGATGCTTGTTGTTTCTTATACATTTCCCAGATTTTAGGATATTTAATGGGAAGGATCACAAAACGATCCTTGTTTTCTTTTAGTAATACTTCTGATTGATAATCCATGACTAAATCTCCGTTAGTCGGGACGCAACATCTTTTTTTTAGAAGGTGTGGGTATCCCGGTAGCAATAGTCCGGGGCCCTGAAAAAATTTTCGGTACGGATGATCGTTTACGGGCGATTCATCTGTGGGAAGATCCGACTTTTCTTACCTGAATTGGATAAGAATTTACGGTTGCGCCGTCAGTTGAGGAGTTTCACCTCATTCCTCCCGGAATAGAATCTAAACAAATCCAAAGAGACATATTTTGTCAATGGAATAAAACGGAGGAAAAATCAAAAAAGTCCAGAGAATAGAAATCCTAAGCTAACAATGACAAACGAATCATTTTAAATAATGAGTATTCAATCATCTTCCCATTTCGAAAGATTTCCTCTATGCATCTTCTTTACACATTGGCCTTGGTCGTTATTTTTTTCATTCTCGCCGTTTTACATTTTCTTTGGTCCCTCAATATTCTTTGGGGATTCGAATCTGCACTGCCACGAAAAAAAGATGGAAGTTTTCTATTTTATCCAAAAAAGATCGAAAGTTTTTTGGTTGGACTCGCACTCACTCTTCTAGCAGGATTTTACTTTTCATTCACAGGTTTTATACCGTTGTTATTTGATTCCATAGTTTATCAAATTGGATGTTGGTTTACTATTGTTATCTTTGGGATTCGTGCCATTGGAGATTTTCACTATGTTGGTTTCACCAAACGTATCAAAAATAAGGAATTCGCATATTGGGATACTATCCTCTTTTCTCCTCTCTGTCTTTTTATCTCGTTTTTAGCTTATTTGGTAGAAAGAGGAATAGAGTCTTTGTTCTAACAAAATTTCTAAGACCTTTCGCTTTTATCTCCAGAATCTTGGGTATTGATTTATAAATCAAATTTTGTTAGGTCAAATTTTGATAGATAGTGGAAAGAAGTTCTGAAAGTATGATAGGTTTTTTTACATAACCATTCATTCCATTTTCCAAATATTCATTCAATTGGGATTCCATACTATTTGCAGTGATCGCTATGATGGGAATATCACGGTACGAATCATTTCGTTTTCGGATGAGTTTTGTTGCTTCCATTCCATCTAATACTGGCATCTGAATGTCCATTAAGATTATATCAAATCTATCTTCCAAATGACTTAATGAATCATCCAAAAGCTGAATTGCTTCCTGACCATTCGACGCAACACTTACCTTGATTTTTTCTTTTTGAAATATTTTTACTATGAATTTTTGATTTAATAAATTGTCCTCAGCAATTAAAATATGAAAACTTTTACCAAAGTCATCTAACTTTGAATTAATATTAGTTAACGGTGCTTCTCTTTGATCCGTTTCTTGAAATGGAATGGTAAATTGAAATGTGGAGCCTGAGTTTACTTTACTTTGAACCTCGACTTCCCCACCCATTAATTGAACAAGTTGCTTAGAGATATAGAGACCAAGGCCAGAACCTTCAAATTTTTTGGTTCGAGAGTCTTCTAATTGAACAAATCGATTAAATAATTTAGAAATATTCTCTTCAGAAATTCCGATTCCTGTGTCCTTTACCTTAAAAATTATAAATCTTTTATCATCACTTAAATTTACATCTAAACATATCGATCCTACAGATGTGAACTTAAAAGCATTTGCGATTAGATTGATCAATATTTGGCGTAAGCGGTTTTCATCAACTAGGACATAAAGGCTAGAATCCAAATCTGTTACATTCAAATGTAACTCTAAATTCTTTTGCTGCGCATCCACCGAGAACAAATGGACTACGTCTTTGCAAAGTTTGTTTATGTTAGCTGGTTTTGAAACAATCTCTAATTTTTTGTTTTCTAGCTTAGATACATCCAGTATGTCGTTAATAATTGTAAGGAGAGACAAAACCGACTTTTTCG
Above is a window of Leptospira wolbachii serovar Codice str. CDC DNA encoding:
- a CDS encoding ribonucleotide-diphosphate reductase subunit beta, whose protein sequence is MDYQSEVLLKENKDRFVILPIKYPKIWEMYKKQQASFWTAEEIDLSSDLDDWNSLNDKERFFLSNILAFFAASDGIVNENLAVNFMREVQLPEVRCFYGFQIMMENIHSETYSLLIDTYIKDPKEKNRLFHSIETIPAVQKKSEWALRWIGEGNFAERLLAFAAVEGIFFSGSFCAIFWMKKRGLLPGLSFSNELISRDEALHCEFACILFKMIQDKPSAERVYEIFTDAVNIEKEFITESLSVDLIGMNAKLMQQYIEFVADRWLIELGFEKLYYSSNPFDFMEMISLQGKTNFFEKRVGDYQKAGVLNSEQGFTFSLNEDF
- a CDS encoding DUF3995 domain-containing protein, with the protein product MHLLYTLALVVIFFILAVLHFLWSLNILWGFESALPRKKDGSFLFYPKKIESFLVGLALTLLAGFYFSFTGFIPLLFDSIVYQIGCWFTIVIFGIRAIGDFHYVGFTKRIKNKEFAYWDTILFSPLCLFISFLAYLVERGIESLF
- a CDS encoding ribonucleoside-diphosphate reductase subunit alpha, with product MFVLKRNGKQESVKFDKVTARIEKLSYGLSRLVSPIDVAKKVIEGIFDGVSTSELDNLASEISASLTTKHPDYALLASRIAVSNLHKNTTKSFSETMERLYSYQDPKTGKWMPLIAEDVWAVVQKHSELLDSSIIYDRDFGFDYFGFRTLEKSYLLKLDGKIVERPQHMYMRVAIGIHKDRIEEVIKTYNLMSERWFTHATPTLFNAGTPKPQMSSCFLLTMKDDSIDGIYDTLKQTAKISQSAGGIGLSIHNIRATGSYIGGTNGTSNGIIPMLRVFNDTARYVDQGGGKRKGAFAIYLEPWHADIFPFLELKKNHGKEEMRARDLFYALWISDLFMKRVEEGGDWSLFCPHEAPGLSDVYGDDFVQLYERYEIEGRARTKVKAQDLWFAIVESQIETGTPYLLYKDAANSKSNQKNLGTIKSSNLCTEILEFTSPDEVAVCNLASVALLKFVSDGKFLFETLYEIVYQMTVNLNRIIDENYYPVPEAKNSNLKHRPIGIGVQGLADVFILLRMPYESDAAKKLNIEIFETIYFAAMTASKDIAKVEGSYPSYSGSPLSKGIFQFDLWNVNPTGRWDFESLRKEVIQYGARNSLLVAPMPTASTSQILGNNECFEPYTSNIYSRRVLSGEFIIVNKHLLHDLIELELWNSEMKNQIIEAGGSIQSIPSIPDSIKEIYKTVWEMKQRSLIDMARDRGAFICQSQSLNLFVENPTVSKLSSMHFYAWKQGLKTGMYYLRTKAATQAIQFTVEKAKDKITKENELAMQESTNKVQAESEFVGESCSMEEGCLVCGS